The proteins below come from a single Vulpes vulpes isolate BD-2025 unplaced genomic scaffold, VulVul3 u000000685, whole genome shotgun sequence genomic window:
- the LOC140597337 gene encoding rho GTPase-activating protein 20-like: MQPGDSDQNTKESSAFTNSAFCHCAGTCQNNQCRAALSEKPGQLFGVSLTDIFHKDNFPFPILDFLENIEGSLLSSELYEKWLGVLDEMTEEEKINAAQRLLAQLPNVNVVVLRYLFGVLRNIEQESSPNQISAYDLSVCIAPSILCPPNCGSLELEENFIKKVGRALICVP, from the exons attcagaccagaacaccaaggaaagcagtgctttcacgaactcggcattttgccactgtgctggcacttgccagaacaaccagtgcagagctgcactgtctgaaaaaccaggacagctctttggagtttccctcacggatatctttcataaggacaacttccccttcccaatactg gattttcttgaaaatatcgaaggaagtttactttcatcggaactctacgaaaaatggcttgGTGTTCTTGACGAAATGaccgaggaggagaaaataaatgcagcccagag gcttctagctcagctgccaaatgtgaatgttgttgtcttgcgataccttttcggagtgctacgcaacattgagcaagaatcctcacccaaccagatatcagcttatgatttatcagtgtgtatagccccaagcattctttgtccacctaattgtggcagcttggaattggaagagaacttcataaaaaaggtagggagagctctcatatgtgtcccctga